In Microbacterium galbinum, a single window of DNA contains:
- a CDS encoding acyltransferase family protein yields the protein MSTTGADSTPPATGTTPRPRRRVPFWDNARYACIVLVVLGHAIQRLIYDSDIAFAFYLALYAFHMPAFAIISGYFSKSGSPTKTQMARVITDILLPYIIFETLWTLTKWLVEGQANPNPTQPSWTLWFLLALGIFRLVLPYLALLRWPLLWTVAISIGVGYLPNIDSTFSLSRTLGLLPFFTLGWWLRERDVVARLRLLDFRPWWIRVVAVAVLAGTGWAAWNWLPFWQEFDLRHWLFYEDSYADLGLGGEQWWAGGVRIALMLLAVLLCAAFFALIPRGTYWWTTFGQYTMYVFLLHSFVLYPFRESGILRDLEPTWIWLPLVTLLSVVVALALATKPVRRVFRPLVEPRPKWLFRDPELTSREGRRNDPTGSRRPR from the coding sequence ATGAGCACCACCGGAGCGGACTCCACACCGCCGGCGACAGGAACCACTCCGCGCCCCCGACGCCGCGTCCCGTTCTGGGACAACGCACGCTACGCCTGCATCGTGCTGGTGGTGCTGGGCCACGCGATCCAGCGTCTCATCTACGACTCCGACATCGCGTTCGCCTTCTACCTCGCCCTCTACGCCTTCCACATGCCGGCGTTCGCGATCATCTCGGGATACTTCTCGAAGTCGGGCTCGCCGACCAAGACGCAGATGGCTCGAGTGATCACCGACATCCTCCTGCCGTACATCATCTTCGAGACGCTCTGGACGCTCACGAAGTGGCTCGTCGAGGGCCAGGCGAACCCCAACCCGACGCAGCCGTCCTGGACGCTCTGGTTCCTCCTCGCTCTCGGGATCTTCCGCCTCGTCCTCCCCTACCTCGCGCTGCTGCGCTGGCCGCTGCTCTGGACCGTCGCGATCTCGATCGGCGTGGGCTACCTCCCCAACATCGACAGCACCTTCTCGCTCTCGCGCACGCTCGGCCTTCTGCCCTTCTTCACCCTCGGCTGGTGGCTGCGCGAACGGGACGTCGTGGCCCGACTGCGCCTGCTCGACTTCCGCCCGTGGTGGATCCGGGTCGTCGCGGTCGCCGTGCTCGCGGGCACCGGGTGGGCGGCCTGGAACTGGCTCCCGTTCTGGCAGGAGTTCGATCTGCGCCACTGGCTCTTCTACGAGGACTCCTACGCCGACCTCGGGCTCGGCGGCGAGCAGTGGTGGGCCGGCGGTGTGCGCATCGCGCTGATGCTGCTCGCGGTGCTGCTGTGCGCGGCGTTCTTCGCGCTGATCCCCCGCGGCACGTACTGGTGGACCACGTTCGGCCAGTACACGATGTACGTCTTCCTCCTGCACTCCTTCGTCCTCTACCCGTTCCGCGAGTCCGGCATCCTGCGCGACCTCGAACCCACCTGGATCTGGCTGCCGCTCGTCACACTGCTCTCGGTCGTCGTCGCGCTCGCGCTGGCCACGAAGCCCGTCCGGCGGGTGTTCCGCCCCCTCGTCGAACCGCGACCGAAGTGGCTCTTCCGCGACCCCGAGCTGACCTCCCGCGAGGGACGGCGCAACGACCCGACCGGCTCGCGACGGCCGCGATAG
- a CDS encoding serine hydrolase domain-containing protein: protein MTRASTLRDRIVDEIETDGFGALGLHVLIGDETAEHRWAPDERIDIQSVAKGVCVLAAGIAADEGLISVDEPVAASLPGWELGAGVEEVTLRDLLTMSSGIDLPWSETMMTDWPDLAAEFLRRPTPGRTFQYSNASTYTAMRVLAEHVGDVHAYLEPRLFAPLGIIDTEWERCPNGRIVAGGGLFLRTEEMARIGRLIRDRGEWQGHRLIDAHWIDRMHSEWLACGQNPGYERYALAGWDGPGAGWRLHGAYGQLVIFAGDAVVTITAQDHFGADAATAAIMRMIAE, encoded by the coding sequence GTGACCCGAGCCTCGACCCTCCGCGACCGCATCGTCGATGAGATCGAGACCGACGGGTTCGGCGCCCTCGGTCTGCACGTCCTCATCGGCGACGAGACCGCCGAGCATCGTTGGGCGCCCGACGAGCGGATCGACATCCAGTCGGTCGCCAAGGGCGTGTGCGTGCTCGCCGCAGGCATCGCCGCCGACGAAGGGTTGATCTCCGTCGACGAACCCGTGGCGGCCTCCCTTCCCGGATGGGAGCTCGGCGCCGGGGTCGAGGAGGTCACGCTGCGCGACCTGCTCACCATGTCGAGCGGAATCGATCTCCCGTGGTCGGAGACGATGATGACGGACTGGCCCGACCTCGCGGCGGAGTTCCTCCGCCGACCGACGCCCGGACGCACCTTCCAGTACTCGAACGCGAGCACGTACACGGCGATGCGCGTGCTCGCCGAGCACGTGGGCGACGTGCACGCCTACCTCGAACCGCGCCTGTTCGCGCCGCTCGGCATCATCGACACGGAGTGGGAGCGCTGCCCGAACGGCCGAATCGTCGCGGGTGGCGGACTCTTCCTGCGCACCGAGGAGATGGCCCGGATCGGACGCCTCATCCGAGATCGTGGAGAGTGGCAGGGGCACCGCCTGATCGACGCGCACTGGATCGACCGGATGCATTCCGAGTGGCTCGCGTGCGGCCAGAACCCCGGCTACGAGAGGTACGCGCTGGCCGGGTGGGACGGGCCGGGCGCGGGATGGCGCCTGCACGGCGCCTACGGGCAGCTGGTGATCTTCGCCGGCGACGCCGTCGTCACGATCACCGCCCAGGACCATTTCGGGGCGGATGCCGCCACCGCCGCGATCATGCGCATGATCGCGGAGTGA